In Epinephelus fuscoguttatus linkage group LG6, E.fuscoguttatus.final_Chr_v1, the DNA window TGCCCAACTGTGGAACTGGCATATTTGTGTGTCCGTTGTAAAATCAGCGATCCCTTTTtaaatgacgaatacagactatcATATGTTGATTTATTTCCTCTGACGCAGGAACAGAATGTAGCTGTGGTCCTTGCAGTGTGTTCCAGTGCAACTCTTGAGCCATAAGGCAGACAACATGAGGCGACACAACAGTTGGTCTTTGTCTTCACCTTGATGTCAGTTTCGTGCGCCCAGGTCTTTAAGCTTTTTACCACTTATGTTTGGTAGATTCCTTATAAAAATAAGTATAATGACATTAAAATCATCAAATATGGGGACAGAAAGAGTGCACGTCAAGTCAGCctataaaattaaaatagtgAATAAAGGTGAAAGGCAGTAATtctattttatgtttattaatGAGGTCATAATATTCTGTCCCTCTCATGTTTGTAAACGGAGTGGACAAATATTTGGCACACCTCTCAATGTAATACAGTCCTGCAAAATGCAAcctgaaaaataaatctgtactTAAATAAACCTCTCTGGCAGCGtcaaacaaaacataattatCTTTGTATAGGCAGAATTtatggcagagctgttgtattgggCCACATTATATTGTACAAGGGTACCTAATGACAGTTACACCTTCACTGTGACTTCTGAAAATAACACAGTCAACATTTAGGCAGAGAGCACAAACTCacacatgaaaatgaaagagGTGACTGTATTTGCATTTATAGACACTCAGTAGAGCTCGGGCAATGTTGACCTAACCATGTTATCTATCTGAGGGAAGTGTCTCATTTGAGACTACCATGGTGATTGCAAATTTCTAACAGCTCTTACTGTACTATATCAGttgaagagacaaaaaaaaaccccaacctGATTTCTCTGAGCGCACAAGAGACCAGCTATACCTGACTAGCAGAACAAACAGAAATAGATGGAAATACAAACAAAGGCAGAGCTGCAGTGCAGACAGATGGGTCTATTGGCCAGATGCAGGGAACAGTCACCACTTTGGACTTCAGTGTGTCTCACCTGGAAGTCTGGGTGGAACTCGCAGCAATCGACGTTGTTGTAGTGACCCCTGAGCATTGTCACCAGCTCTCCCGTGTGCAGGGCATACACAGCTACTGAGCTGCCGCatggcacaaacacaaactctgGGCTGCAGCCACGCGACACTGTGAACTGAAGCCTTTTACGACTCTCGTTGGAGACCTTCCCGTAATTTACCTGAGGGACAAACAGTGAGGGCACACAGGGTTCAGATCATGTCAGAGTAATTCTAAATATAAACTACTTTTTACACTAAATGTGACATGGGTATGAAGCTTTGTCCTTTGCCATTCAGTGCACAGCACTAAAGCAACAACCATTAATCCCCAAAGGTGCTACTAAAAAGCCAGGGTGCCGACAATTTCTCCAGTTGTATTCAAGACTTTTTAATGCTCCTCTTAACTGAATATAATACAGATTTTgaatgataaaaaaacaaaaacaaaatgaaagcaaCTGCAGAACTAAGACtttaattaaggcttaaagatGCCCTATGGAGTTttctcataaacacacagaaagttATGTTTATATTCAGTGTTGCACACCAAAAAGCATGTGTATGCTTGAGGTCTAACAAACCACAAAACATTTGCAAGGACaattttttaagtattttatatACTGAAACCTGGAATAGTGTGAAACCACTGGCACTGGCAGGACTGTGTATCCTTGCTTGTAGGTCTTTGTGCACATATACAAGATAAATAAAACAGGGACCCACTCATAAGCCCCTTTCCACTGCACGAAAACCCACAGACACCCACTaatatctggcttttgtattcagtaggaaaggttacaatcagtaTTCACtcccaggacaaatgactctgcaatAGTAGTATGAGTAGTATCTCTtagctccagctctgatcagcTCCAATCGTCAGTGATGGAAATACGACACCCAGGAGGATGTGCTTCTATAATAAAATGATGCACTCCCACAAAATACCGTCCAcctcactggcctccatgcacTTTCTATTGTTTACTAACCTTGTTTTCCAACACGTCTGTGACATTGAACGTGACAccccataaaaaaacaaaaaacagaggcaTACCTTTCTAACTGTTGAGCTATGCACATGGCTTTGgtctactggcaacaggaaaggAACACAAAAGAAGGGgcaatagaaaaagaaaaacagcttaATAGCACTAATTGAGGTCGAAAACTCTTTAGGATACCTTTAATTTTGCACCAGGAGAACAGCACAGCGATAAATCATCATTTTAAACACCCAAACGCACTGGAAGCGATAACTGACACACCTCATCAGCTATCATGTAATTATAGGCTGTATTTAAGCACTGTGTCACTTTATAATTGTTGATAAGTGTTGACAAATTGTGTCGGCTCCTTTCAAAGAAATTATTGTAGAGGTGACAAGTGTGTGTGGGATTCGACTTCTTTCTTTGATAACATAATGTCACACACTCTTTTCCAGGACTTGCAGAGACCCTGGAATCAAGACAAAAAGGCACAAGCAAACTACTTCACCTTGATGGTGTAGTGTTACTAGGGTTCACACATGCCTGTGAAACAGGTTTATTGTGCAATGCATTCCTCTAACACCTCCTAATGTGCGCCATACATTCCCACTGCCTCATCTATAATCCAGCTCTGATCTTTGCCCGAGAGAGAAGGTCATCTACCCTTGAAGTCACTAGTTGTCTTGTGCTACAGCCCAAAGATGGAAAAATGCACACCATGGCAACTGCAGCATGAAGCAGCAGAGCAGGAAATTAGAGcaggagagtgtgtgagagCCTGGGGCAATGAGCACAGCTTCTCTGAGGTTATGTTTCTGTAGTTTGGGGTTGGATATAAATTGTTTCCATTATTTTATGTAGACAGTAGgatataaaacattttctttaaagagCTTGAAAGAGCTGTGATGTAAACAAAGCTTTTCAGTTTGGTTAACAGTGGCTTGTTGGTTAGTGGTTGGTAATTGTTAACCAAACATTAATTCCCATTTCACTTACATGCTAATACTACCAGAGAATATCAAACAGTTGAGAAAAGAAAGTACCATTGTTAATAATAATTCTAAGGAAGCAATTTGCATTTacttgacaaaaaaatgtcGCTCTGTTTTTGAGGTAATAATCTTGTTGATTCATAAAAACAGGAATTTACAAGATaataaactaaaatataaaatttataaaaataaaattagataaTAAACCAATGAAAGTGAATCCAATATGCTTCCATATAAAtcttgcctgggtccagacctttgaatccgcCCCATGCACCAAGTTCCAGTTGACTGATGCATCTGGCACTGACACGAAACAGCACTTTCTTCCTCTGAATTTCACAATTTCATACCAAATTCAAGACATGTTTTTGTcgaataattttaaaaaactcGGTTTGCTGCTCATTTTGACAGTGTTCTGCACAAATTTCAGTATGGCTTTCATGTTCACCGCAGTTTTAACACATCCCCACCTAAACTTCAAAATGTTCATGAGTGATAGATGACAAGAAACAGCAAAAGTCATGTCCACAAatccctggaggttgctgtAACAGATTCAATAACACGTTTTGATGTAGTCTCCTGTCCTAGTTAGAACTCGTGCAGCAGCATTCTCTCGCTGCAGACACTTTGCACCCTTACGTAAACCAGAGGAGAAGCCATCACACAGACCTAATCTGCTGGTAATGTCAGTGTACTAAAATTTATAGGATTACAACAATGAACTTTACACTAGTAATCCTTGTTTGTTTCCTATaggttattgttttggtttaccAGCCTGCACATGGACGGACTGTCTAAACTAACTATCTATCCATCTTGTTATCCATGACATCCTTTAACACAGTGATAAAGTGATAGCTCTGTGACATTCTTCTGATCCCAGTGGCAAAATAAATCAACCAATGCTATTTAAAGTTATTAATCCTAGAGAATtcatgtcatctgcataatcATAGTATTCCTACTTGTGTTTCTACAGAACATCATCCAAGTGAAAGCATTTATAAATCTAAAACAAGTGTAAAAAGAAGCACTGAGGGGCAGGACAGACAGCTGGACTGAACCTGTatgtcagaaactgctgatgaCCAAACGAGAACAGATTCTGCAGGTTCTAAAACCAGCCTGAAAGGTATCAAGTTTAATTCATTCTTTACACTTCTTTCAAGGATCTAGTTTAGCAAAGATAAATAAAAGgggtctgcagctgctgcatctGCATGGTCCAGACCTTACCAGTGTGTTCTCCCCAGTGGCACTATTCCATAGTCGCATACGGTCATCTGTCCCAGTGGTGAGGAGGTAGAGGCCATCTCCAGTGAAGCACAGGCCATTCACTCTGCCGTTATGAGCTGTGTTCACTGGTTAAACACAGGTGAGACATGGTCACATGCAtctgtcattttatttgttgttttatgtttctatTCACTTATCAATTAAAGGCATGCTTGTAGTGTAACTGTTGTTAAAATCCCTTGTCTCCTTTTATCACACGAGACTAGTTACGATAAACTGGCAAACTGGTTTCCCCGAGACATTGACATCCCCCCACCCCACCTTGGCTCACACACGAACAGAGCCTCAGGCTGGATAAACAGATTGTGTATGTGCAGAACGTTGACCTCTCCTCCAAAGAGACACACTCAGTGAACTTGACCGCAGTAACATGGACGTTATTAGAAATCCCAGCTAAAGACTGGCCCACACTAAAAGATTTTTCAAGCCTTAACAGATACTGAAAATGTGAGAGACTATATATAATGATAAATTCAACAGTTTTGTTCCTATAGTTTGTGGAGAGCGACTATTTGGCCGAAACGGTCCACCACACACTAACAGATTCCATTCATGAGCAACCACACTCTCAAAATTGGAAATCTCTCAAATCTGTTTGTGATCAAACGGTACTTGAGAGGAAACAGACATGGTGGACAACAGGCAGGAAGAGCTACATATTAGATGTTGCACTActtttttacagaaaatataatTACAATCACGAAGATGGTGTGAACATGGACCATAAATGTTACAGAGCAGGCTGGGGGTGAGTaaatgtacacatacacattccCTGCCCAATCAGACCAAGTCtcccggactatcctggtgtgcaTGTGCCCTAAGTCTGTACAGCACcactttaagtttttaatgcGATATTGTTGAGTTGCCATCTTTAACAGTATTTGGCACTGATATGGATGACAGAAGGGAAATAGATGACAGGAAAATGCCTTGCAACAGCATACAGGCAAAACCCCAACTTTTTACACCAAACATTTCATCCCAGGAGGCCGGCTGACGATAATTTCTGCTCTAATGCCCTTCAATGTCTGTATTTAGTTTTCCATAGATAAAGGCTGAAACATGTGGCAAGAGCCCAACCCACTGCATGAATGAGGAAAAAGACAATGGACAATAAAGAGAAGGGGAGAGGTCACAGTACCTGCCTCAGAGGAGGCTTTTGACTTGTCTCCATTGTGCTGATCCAGAGTGAGGAGACTGCCAGAGGCCCGACGCACATCCCAGACTTTCACTTTGCTGTCTGCACTTAGAGGGAAAATGAGggaaatacttttattttacactCTCTAGGTTATTTAatgaaaatagattttttttattgatttatatatatatatatatatatatatatatatatatatatattgaagaaactagaatataaaacatgttttcagttatttcacctttttttgttaagtacataactccacgtattcattcatagttttgatgccttcagtgagaatctacaatgtaaatagtcatgaaaataaagaaaacgcattgaatgagaaggtgtgtccaaacttttggcctgtactgtatatatatatatatatatatatatagttactgatgattattcatcaaaaatcttactgtgcaaatattttgtgaaagcactaGTAGTCAACCCTTCAGTATTGATGCCTTATCAATACAGAGgaatttggtcaaaaatattgcgatatttaatttttaattccaATACAGAGATTTAAAGACACAATGAATGCTCAAGCTGATGAGCTTCATATtcaccagtgtttgtttttaaaggtcaGTTTTCTGTTGGGAATTAACATGCAGCTCCACAATAGAAAACCATACGCTACTCTGTGCCAGTTGTTTTCAAAATCACTTACAGTCCACAGGGACAGGCAGCACACGGATCCCAATAGGTTAATTAGCAGGTCTAATGTAGCATAAAACAGGTGGGGACTGTATCTACCATATGCTCTACTGACAGGGCTACTAGAGTTCCACAGTGCTGGCGATGTGGTGGCATTATACTTGACTCAGGGCTGCAATGTGGCCAGATGGGCAGGAAGTGAGATGACAAGAGCTGCTGGGACACAGCATGGCGGGGATTGTCCTGTGCCTGACATTGTTCTTTGATGTGGCTCTGAGGGCAAACTAGGTGAGGCTGACTCTCCACAGAAAGGCCTGCAGTTAAAACAGTGCCTACCTGGCAGTGGCCAGGATGTGCTCGTATCTCGACGACCAGCGCACAGACAGGACCTCTGCTCTGTGACCTGAGGGGGGAAAGttattgtttatgtgtgtgaggaaaaacagcagcaaaaatatatgtgtgtatttgtggaaAGGTTCACTCACCCTGAAGGATGTGAATCTTTGAGCCAGATTTCAGGTCACACAGCTGGATTTTAGGGTCTTTGGTGCCAACTGAAAACGTAGAGACAAAGAGTCAATTGATGGACAAGatctttaaaggggacctattattcttttccttattttcagtCATATACATAATGTTGCAATGTCAgctgttcatattaaacatttaAGTTTGAAATAACGAGGTAAACATACGTAAAACTAACCCCTTCTACTTTTAAGATCATGATGGGTTTCTTAATATGATTATCTGCTCAGGGCACGCTGCAAgtgttcacattacacacactgctacatgtagctacatgctaacatcagggaaacgtGTAATCTGagttgctgatgttgtaaatttctccctgatttcacaTCAGATTCCTGCTGGCACATTTCCAGTTGTAAAGCTTTTggttttaaaagcttttatctGTGATTTTCACGGTAAACGTGCCGCTGTACTCCGTTACAGTCAGTCCTCGGCTGCAATGACGGAGCAGAGTTGCCAAGAGCTGCATGAATATATAAAGAGAACTAAACACAgctttcattcctttaaaaGTTTCTCAGTGGCGTATGAAGCCAGAAAAAAAAGGCTTATTTCCATGACatgaaattacctggatcttctGTATAGTAAGGCCCAAAGAGCAAGCTCACTGGAGAATTACGGCAGCTGGGCAGCTAACTTTCACTTGCCAAGCAGCTCACTTCCGGTCAAGCCCTATGCTAACTTGAACGGATATAAACATTATTTAATCCTGCATACTGTGCgtatattataaatattagaagaccgaatggatcaaattGTGATAGTTAAACAAGTTATTTCACGGGGTCTTGAGGCTGACATACATTTCCAAATGTATGTTAATGGGCAAAAAGCCTTTTTGGGCCAGGCCAGGAAGCTGTAATTCCATGTGAGGCCTCTGTGCTAATTTGGCTTCAAAGCCAGGTGCTGTCCCAGGGGGCTTAGAGAGCGCAGATGTAGAAGACATGTAAACGCTGGCCAGTCAGAACAGACCAGGTTTTTTCGGAAAGAGTCTTAAAGACACAGCCACTAAAATGGAGCATCTCAGACAGAGAGTGAATACGGGTGTATTCAGGCAGACGTTCAAATTTGACCATTTCACtcaattttacattttcaatatTGCATTTCTACTAATCAATACTGTCAGAGTTTACAGATCATGCTTATTTGTGAGCTTAATCTGCTACAATGTGTGTAAAAGGGAGCGGTGCTTCATAAGGGCAAAACCTGTAGTCCCAGGTTCTCACAGATAAGgtgtggtaaatatggaaacTTAATGATATAAGCTTCTGATAAACATGATCTAACATACCAATCTATACATGGGAAGAGGGCAAGTGAAATTTAACAGAACAAAGACCATAATTAGGATGCCCTTAAAATCTGAATAGCCCAAATAAAGCAGACTGAACGAGCTGTTGGTGCTTTTTAGTAACAGATccttttaaaatgtcttgtCAGATCAAAGAGAAAACTCCAGGGATGTTGGCAGCTTGTTTGACAAGCATCTGTAACTTCCTTGAGACTGTCATTGTCTTGAAAAAATAGGCGTGTcaaagaaactgtgtgtgtatgcacatttATGGGCACGTACTCGGAAGGTTCGAGAAACCTGTTGGTCCTGCTGGGTGACGTAATGAGGTGGCACCTAGAATTCTTACGATTTTTCCCCCCCAGAAAACTGTCTTTGAACCTGAAACTATGTGTTACCAGCATCTGACCCGCTTCTGTCCCCTCCAGGCACACATCACTTTGTATCTGGGGGTAAAAGTAATAGAGGGCAGATAGTGCAGTGTGCTGTGAGGAAGCATGTAGAGGAAGAAATGGAGGACAGATAGGGTAACTAATGAGATTTTTGTCTTAGGCAcgtgacacaccaagccgacggttggCTGTCGGTCAATGTCGGGCATTTGGTGAACGTCTGTCACCTTAGTTTTTGCGGTCAGTCCCATACTGTTAACACTAGTTGGCCCTTGTTGGctgttttttggctgattcagcatgctgaatcTGTGTCGGAGACGGTGGAGCCCGTGGTGATTCAAATCACTCTGATTAgtagttcagctcagtgcacaagaagagaattggaaactaaaacaaacaagctCTTTAGCAAAatcagtttgtgtttatttgtgttactGTCCACCAGTGCATGCTAaatatcatttttcttttaacatggggttgtgttgttgatgtgctAACTGCTTAACTAGTGTCTTCATCCTGtcagtcttccagtttccctttttgaacaACAAATACAGACTGCCTGCTGGTATGTCTGGTTATTTCTTCTCATGTAAGCACATAACGTATGTGCTAGCTGGCCTTGATCTGTAGTCTTCCCGGTgcgttcaagtgcaactttttggccaagacaggTTACATGAGGTGTTGCAATAGTCGGCCTTCATCAGCACTAGTTCTTTGATTCTGGTTTGGCATGTCTGGGCCTTTAAGCTGAGAGACATGCCAACAAATACTCCAGCTCGTTTGCTCTTCACCACTGAGATCAGGAAAAACTGTGGCTGCACTGTCACACATACCTGCAATGAGACTGTGCTTCCTGGCAATGGGAGACAGGTGGTGGCTGTAGACATTGCCCTCAAACTCAAAGACCTCAGCAGGCTGAAGAATAAGGacgtgagagaaagagagggagatggaCACACAGAGGGGGTCAGTATACTTGTGTATGTACGCGGAATGAAAGTCTTAATTTTATGGTAAAATATGCAGCCATGACCTTAAATGAAGCCTTGGCCTTAAAGTTTATCTGTAGTATAAATTCACCCCAGCGCAGGAGTATGAATGAGGTAAAAGCAGAGAGGGAGCGTACCACAGTTCAGAGCTCAGAAGGCAGCTCACCCGAGCAGCACTGGCGGTTACAATGCAAATTCTTCAGCAA includes these proteins:
- the ercc8 gene encoding DNA excision repair protein ERCC-8 → MQIDYELTLRAVSLQVEAMLGFLTARQAGLDDPLRLRRAESTRRVLSLTLNPDRDVDRVHGNGINTIDIEVIEGRYMLSGGADGVIVIYDLENFSGKPQYTCKAVCTVGRSSRYVHKFSVETVQWYPYDTGMFVSSSFDKTMKVWDTETLKPAEVFEFEGNVYSHHLSPIARKHSLIAVGTKDPKIQLCDLKSGSKIHILQGHRAEVLSVRWSSRYEHILATASADSKVKVWDVRRASGSLLTLDQHNGDKSKASSEAVNTAHNGRVNGLCFTGDGLYLLTTGTDDRMRLWNSATGENTLVNYGKVSNESRKRLQFTVSRGCSPEFVFVPCGSSVAVYALHTGELVTMLRGHYNNVDCCEFHPDFQELYSGGKDCNILAWVPVLRASDVEEEPKSATQAVADRSSVNPAFQDAWSSDED